The genomic interval CTTAACTATGTTGAGTTCTTTTCACAATTCTTTATGGAAGGTAAAGGTAAATTTGAAGCTTTCAAAGCAAATAGGACATTTACAAAACTTAAAAATTAAAAATTTTTCATTTATATCTTAAATTAAATTTAAAAATCAATATTATTTCAAAGGTGAATTAAATATGGTAGAAATTGCTTTAGGTACTGCTTTAGCAGCTATTGGTGCTGGAGTAGCAATTGGATTTGCTGGATTAGGTTCCGGTTTAGGGCAAGGTATGGCAGCTGCTGGTTCTGTAGGGGCAGTTGCAGAAGACAATGACATGTTTGCAAGAGGTATTATTTTCTCTGCATTACCAGAAACTCAGGCTATTTATGGGTTCTTGGTTGCAATCTTATTATTAGTATTTTCAGGATTATTAGGTCAAGGACAAGGATTAACAACCGAAGCAGGTATTGTAGCAATCGGTGTAGGTGCATCAATTGGTTTTGCTGGTTTAGGTTCAGGTATGGGTCAAGGTATAGCAGCAGCATCCTCTGTTGGCGCTATTGTAGAAGACAATGATATGTTTGCTCGTGGTATTATTTTCTCTGCATTACCAGAGACACAAGCTATTTATGGTTTCTTGATTGCTATTTTACTTATGGTATTCGGTGGAATCTTAGGCGCAGCTTAGGAGGCAATTTATATGAGCTCAGGCACAAGTAAAATTGTTGAAAGTATTATGTCTGAAGCCCAGGAGAAAGCTGATTTAATCATTCAAGATGCAAATGCTGAAGTTTCAGCTATTCAAGCAAAAGCAGAAAAAAGTGCTGAAGCTGAAAAAACTAAAATTTTAGAAAACGGTAAAAAACAATCTGACATGAGATATCAGCAAATTATCTCTGAAGCTAAGATGAATGCTCGTAGGGCAGAATTAGGCGCTAAAGAAGAAGTAATTGAAGCCGCATTCAATCAAGCTATTGGTGAGCTAAAAAGTAAAGCTTCTTCTGGTGATGATGAATACGAAGATTCATTAAGTAAAATGATTAAAGAAGCTGCTGAGGAAATCGGTAGTGATGATTTAATTATTCAATTAAATGAAGCGGATACAAATAAATTTAAAAAAGACTTATCTTCACAAGGTTCAGACTCTTTTGAATTAGAAGGTATCAAGTTTACATTAGGTGAACCTATTGATGCCATGGGTGGTGCTGTTTTAAAAACCATTAATGGAGATATAGAAGTAAATAACACAATTGAAGCAAGATTAGATAGATTTAAAAGTATCTTACGTAGTGAAGTTGCTGAAGTATTATTTAAATAATTAGGAGGATAAATTATGGCAGATGGAATTGCGACCTTAATAAGTTCTGTTGGACTTACACAAGAAACATTTCTTGTATTCTGTATTTTAGCAGTCCTTGTTGTTGGTGCAGTAGTTGTAATCATTACATCCAGACCAATTTTGGACATTTATCCTTATCTTAATCCAAGTGCAAGAGTAAGAGCTAGAAAAGGAAGATTATTTGATGAGAAACAGATTTCTGAACTCGTTGAAACCAACGACGTTGAAGAAGTTGAAAATTATCTCAAAGGCGTTTCTGAATATGCTGACGTTTTAGATGAATATCCACTTGACAAGGCATTAGACGTAGAACGTGCTAACACTTATGATTTTGTTGCAAGATTGGCTCCTAAAGATATTAAGGACCCTTTTGTTGTAATGTCTAAAAAAGCTGACATCGACAATATTAAAAGTCTTTTAACTTCTAAGGAAGTTGGTCTTACATCTGATGAGACAAGAGAATTGTTAATTCCTTGTGGATCATTATATGACGACTTAGAATCATTAGCTGATGCTGAAAGTGTAACTGACATTATATCCAGTTTAGATAATACTGAATATGCAGCAGTTTTAGAAGATGCTCTTCCACAATACGAAGATACTAATATGATTCTCCCATTAGAATCTGCTTTAGATAAATATTATTTAGGCAAATTATTACATTCTTCTGATGTTCCTTCAGACGAAAATAAACAGATTTTATATGCATATGTTGGAACTCAAGTTGATGTAACTAATCTTAAACTGATTATAAGGGCAAAACAAGATGACCTTGATTATGATGCGATTTCCCCTTATATATTAGAAGAAGGATACCAATTACGTGAATGGAAACTTAAAGATTTAATGGAATCTCCAGATGTTACAAATGTAGTTTCTGGTTTGGAAGGAACAAAATATGCAGAAGTATTATCTGATGTAATCCCAGTATATAACGAAACTGGTTCAGTTGCTGTATTTGAAAAAGCATTAGATGTTTACGCTTCTGAATACTCAAAATCTTTAGCTGTTAAAAAACCATTGGGTATTGGTCCAATTATTGGTTATTTAAATCAAAAAGAAAACGAAATTAAGAATTTAAAAATTATTGCAAGAGCAAAAAGAGAAGCGGACTTCCCAAATTCTAAAATAATGGAGATGTTAATATGAGTTCAGTCGCAGTTATGGGTGATATTGACACTGTTTCAGGATTTAGATTAAGTGGTGTCAAAAAAGCTGAAGTTGTTACTACTTCAGAAGAAGCTATTGTAGCTTTTGATAAATTTTTAGATGATGAAATTTCAATTATTATCATTACTCAATTAATGGCTAATGAAATAAGAGATCATATTAATAGAAAAATTGGTTCAAGTGTTTTACCAATGATAATTGAAATACCTGATAAAGATGGGTCCTCAGAAGGATCATCTGATCAAATTAACGACCTTATTAAAAGAGTTATCGGGGTAGAGATGGTTAAATGATTATTGAAGGAAATATTATTAAGATTGCTGGGCCTGTTATTGTCGCAGATGGTATGAGAGGGGCTCAGATGCTTGAGATGGTAATGGTAGGTAACGAAAAGCTTATCGGAGAAATCATCGAGCTTGAAGGTGACACCGCAACTATCCAAGTATATGAAGAAACAGCCGGTATTCAGCCGGGTGAAGTAGTTGAATGTACTGGTGGTCCATTATCAGTAGAACTCGCTCCAGGTGTAATGAGTTCTATTTTTGACGGAATTCAAAGGCCTTTAAGAATCATCAGAGAAGAATCTGGTGATTTCATTGCAAGAGGTATTGATGTAGATTCAGTAAACAAGGAGAAAAAATGGACATTCAAACCAGTAGCAAAAGTCGGAGACAAAGTAAAAGGCGGGGATGTTCTTGGTGAAGTACAAGAAACAACTGCTGTTTTACACAAAATTATGGTTCCGCCTTCATTAGATGGTGAAGTAACTGAAATTGCAGCTGAAGGCGAATATACTATTCTTGAAGACATCGCTGAAGTAGCTGGTCAAAAAGTTCAGATGCTCCAAAAATGGCCTGTTAAAAAAAGCCGTCCATATATTGAAAAATTAGATCCGGACGTACCATTAGTAACTGGTCAAAGAGCACAAGATACTTTCTTCTCAGTAGCTAAAGGAGGAGCAGCAGCTATTCCGGGTCCTTTCGGATCAGGTAAAACTGTTACCCAACAGCAATTAGCTAAATGGGCAGATGCAGATATCGTTGTATATATTGGATGTGGAGAACGTGGTAACGAAATGACTGAAGTACTTACTGAATTCCCATTCCTCGACGACCCTAAAACTGGTAATCCATTAATGGATAGAACAGTTCTTATTGCAAATACTTCAAACATGCCAGTAGCGGCTAGGGAAGCATGTGTATATACTGGAATTACTATTGCAGAATACTACCGTGACCAAGGTTACGATGTGGCACTTATGGCAGACTCAACTTCAAGATGGGCTGAAGCTATGAGGGAGATTTCTGGAAGATTAGAAGAAATGCCTGGGGAAGAAGGTTACCCAGCATACTTAGCATCCAGATTAGCTCAATTCTACGAAAGAGCTGGAAGAGTAAAGACTATCGGTACTGAACCACATGTAGCTTCTATTTCTGTAGTTGGTGCAGTATCACCTCCTGGTGGGGACCTATCCGAACCCGTTACTCAAAACACATTACGTATTTGTAAAGTGTTCTGGGCGTTAGACGCATCCCTTGCAGATAAACGTCACTTCCCTTCAATTGACTGGTTACAAAGTTACTCATTATATGTGGACAGTATTGAAGGATGGTGGGCTGAAAACATTGCAGCAGATTGGAGAGCAACTCGTGACCAAGCTATGGGATTATTACAAAAGGAATCTGAGTTACAAGAAATTGTACAATTAGTTGGTCCTGATGCATTACCTGAAACTGACCAAGCTACCTTAGAAACTACCCGTATGTTAAGAGAAGATTTCTTGCAGCAAAATGCATTTGATGATGTAGATACTTATTGTGCTCCTGACAAACAATACAAAATGTTAAAGACCATTTTATTATTCTACAAAGATTCTCTTGCAGCAGTTAACAGAGGAGTTCCAATTGTAAATATTGTAGCTTTACCTGTTAAAGAAGAAATCGGTAAAATGAAATACATCCCACAAGATGAATTCGATGCAAAAATTGAAGAGATTCAATCCGCAATTACCAAACAATGCAGTGAGGCTTAAAAATGAATACAAATATTAAAACAAGAGAATATACTACTGTATCTGAAGTCTCAGGTCCTTTAATGGTTGTTGAAGGAGTAGAAGGCGTTGGTTACAATGAAATTGTAGATATTGAAACACCAACTGGTGAAAAAAGAAGTGGACAGGTTCTTGAAGTAACTAAAGATGTTGCTGTTATCCAAGTATTCGAAGGAACTAATGATTTAAACACTAAAGATACTAAAACCAGATTCACTGGTCAAACCGCAAAAATCGGCGTATCCAGAGATATGATGGGTCGTATCTTTAACGGTATTGGCAAACCTATTGATGGCGGGCCGGAAATAATTCCTGATGAAGAATTAGATATTAATGGGGCTCCTATGAACCCTGCCTCTCGTGAATTCCCTGAAGAATTTATTCAAACTGGTATCTCTACCATTGACGGAATGAACACATTAGTAAGAGGACAAAAACTTCCTATTTTCTCAGGATCTGGTTTACCTCACAACGACTTAGCTGTACAAATTGCAAGACAAGCTAAAGTATTAGGTGCAGATGATGAGTTTGCAGTAATTTTTGCTGCTATGGGTATTACAAACGAAGAAGCTAACTTCTTTATGAGAGACTTTGAACGTACTGGAGCATTAGAAAAATTAACAGTATTCATGAACTTGGCAGACGATCCTGCTATTGAAAGAATCTTAACTCCAAAAATGGCTTTAACTACTGCTGAATACTATGCATTTACATTAGGTATGCAAGTATTAGTTATCTTAACTGATATGACTAACTACTGTGAAGCTTTAAGGGAAATTTCCGCAGCAAGGGAAGAAGTGCCTGGAAGAAGAGGTTATCCTGGATACATGTACACTGACCTTGCAGGTATCTATGAAAGAGCAGGACGTATTGATGGTAAAGAAGGTTCAATTACTCAAATGCCTATTTTAGTTATGCCTCAAGACGATATTACTCACCCAATTCCTGATTTAACCGGTTATATTACTGAAGGACAAATTGTATTAAGTAGGGAACTCTCAAGGAAGGGTATTTATCCTCCTGTAGATGTACTTCCTTCACTTTCCCGTTTGATGAGTGGTGGTATCG from Methanobrevibacter sp. V74 carries:
- a CDS encoding V-type proton ATPase subunit E, yielding MSSGTSKIVESIMSEAQEKADLIIQDANAEVSAIQAKAEKSAEAEKTKILENGKKQSDMRYQQIISEAKMNARRAELGAKEEVIEAAFNQAIGELKSKASSGDDEYEDSLSKMIKEAAEEIGSDDLIIQLNEADTNKFKKDLSSQGSDSFELEGIKFTLGEPIDAMGGAVLKTINGDIEVNNTIEARLDRFKSILRSEVAEVLFK
- a CDS encoding V-type ATP synthase subunit K (produces ATP from ADP in the presence of a proton gradient across the membrane; the K subunit is a nonenzymatic component which binds the dimeric form by interacting with the G and E subunits) — protein: MVEIALGTALAAIGAGVAIGFAGLGSGLGQGMAAAGSVGAVAEDNDMFARGIIFSALPETQAIYGFLVAILLLVFSGLLGQGQGLTTEAGIVAIGVGASIGFAGLGSGMGQGIAAASSVGAIVEDNDMFARGIIFSALPETQAIYGFLIAILLMVFGGILGAA
- a CDS encoding V-type ATP synthase subunit F, translated to MSSVAVMGDIDTVSGFRLSGVKKAEVVTTSEEAIVAFDKFLDDEISIIIITQLMANEIRDHINRKIGSSVLPMIIEIPDKDGSSEGSSDQINDLIKRVIGVEMVK
- a CDS encoding ATP synthase subunit A, which translates into the protein MIIEGNIIKIAGPVIVADGMRGAQMLEMVMVGNEKLIGEIIELEGDTATIQVYEETAGIQPGEVVECTGGPLSVELAPGVMSSIFDGIQRPLRIIREESGDFIARGIDVDSVNKEKKWTFKPVAKVGDKVKGGDVLGEVQETTAVLHKIMVPPSLDGEVTEIAAEGEYTILEDIAEVAGQKVQMLQKWPVKKSRPYIEKLDPDVPLVTGQRAQDTFFSVAKGGAAAIPGPFGSGKTVTQQQLAKWADADIVVYIGCGERGNEMTEVLTEFPFLDDPKTGNPLMDRTVLIANTSNMPVAAREACVYTGITIAEYYRDQGYDVALMADSTSRWAEAMREISGRLEEMPGEEGYPAYLASRLAQFYERAGRVKTIGTEPHVASISVVGAVSPPGGDLSEPVTQNTLRICKVFWALDASLADKRHFPSIDWLQSYSLYVDSIEGWWAENIAADWRATRDQAMGLLQKESELQEIVQLVGPDALPETDQATLETTRMLREDFLQQNAFDDVDTYCAPDKQYKMLKTILLFYKDSLAAVNRGVPIVNIVALPVKEEIGKMKYIPQDEFDAKIEEIQSAITKQCSEA
- a CDS encoding V-type ATP synthase subunit B: MNTNIKTREYTTVSEVSGPLMVVEGVEGVGYNEIVDIETPTGEKRSGQVLEVTKDVAVIQVFEGTNDLNTKDTKTRFTGQTAKIGVSRDMMGRIFNGIGKPIDGGPEIIPDEELDINGAPMNPASREFPEEFIQTGISTIDGMNTLVRGQKLPIFSGSGLPHNDLAVQIARQAKVLGADDEFAVIFAAMGITNEEANFFMRDFERTGALEKLTVFMNLADDPAIERILTPKMALTTAEYYAFTLGMQVLVILTDMTNYCEALREISAAREEVPGRRGYPGYMYTDLAGIYERAGRIDGKEGSITQMPILVMPQDDITHPIPDLTGYITEGQIVLSRELSRKGIYPPVDVLPSLSRLMSGGIGGDKTRDDHSGVSDQLYSAYAEGRELRDLVAVVGEEALTERDQKFLEFAQAFEDQFITQSKDEDRTIFETLDLGWNLLKILPKTELKRVKEEFIEQYLPKDE
- a CDS encoding V-type ATP synthase subunit C, whose translation is MADGIATLISSVGLTQETFLVFCILAVLVVGAVVVIITSRPILDIYPYLNPSARVRARKGRLFDEKQISELVETNDVEEVENYLKGVSEYADVLDEYPLDKALDVERANTYDFVARLAPKDIKDPFVVMSKKADIDNIKSLLTSKEVGLTSDETRELLIPCGSLYDDLESLADAESVTDIISSLDNTEYAAVLEDALPQYEDTNMILPLESALDKYYLGKLLHSSDVPSDENKQILYAYVGTQVDVTNLKLIIRAKQDDLDYDAISPYILEEGYQLREWKLKDLMESPDVTNVVSGLEGTKYAEVLSDVIPVYNETGSVAVFEKALDVYASEYSKSLAVKKPLGIGPIIGYLNQKENEIKNLKIIARAKREADFPNSKIMEMLI